In Vitis vinifera cultivar Pinot Noir 40024 chromosome 17, ASM3070453v1, one genomic interval encodes:
- the LOC100853650 gene encoding uncharacterized protein LOC100853650, with product MANFNSKETDFRVIKLMGNKVFNHKRHKVGNKTLEILEVLRQVKINIPLLDMIKQVLAYAKFLKDLCTMKRRIKLSKKAFLTKQVNAIIENKAMVKYKDPGCPTISVQIGDSNVERALLDLGASVNLLPYSIYKKLGLGELKATTITLSLAYHSIKVPRRVVKDVLVQVEKFYYPVDFVVLDIEPLKNGVNSIPIILGRPFLATTNALINCRNGLMQLSFGNMTVEMNVFNLCKQPMDHDDEENEEACLIEALV from the exons ATGGCCAATTTCAACAGCAAGGAAACTGATTTCAGGGTAATCAAACTAATGGGCAACAAGGTTTTCAACCACAAG AGACATAAAGTGGGGAATAAGACTTTAgagattttggaagttttgaGGCAAGTGAAGATCAACATTCCActccttgatatgatcaagcaagtgcTTGCTTATGCAAAGTTCCTCAAAGACTTATGCACTATGAAGAGAAGGATTAAATTAAGCAAGAAAGCATTCCTCACCAAGCAAGTCAATGCCATCATTGAGAATAAGGCAAtggtgaagtacaaagatccaggttgtcctaccatctcagtCCAAATTGGAGACTCAAACGTGGAAAGGGCtctgttagatttgggagctagtgtaaatttgcttccatattcaatCTATAAGAAATTGGGATTGGGAGAGCTTAAGGCTACTACCATTACACTCTCTTTAGCATACCATTCGATTAAAGTACCAAGAAGAGTAGTCAAAGATGTTTTGGTGCAAGTTGAAAAGTTCTACTACCCAGTGGACTTTGTGGTGTTAGATATAGAACCATTGAAAAATGGTGTGAATTCTATTCCAATTATTCTTGGGAGACCCTTCCTTGCTACAACTAATGCTCTCATTAACTGTCGAAATGGATTGATGCAGTTATCTTTTGGGAACATGACAGTGGAAATGAATGTCTTCAATTTATGCAAGCAACCGATGGACCATGATGATGAGGAGAATGAGGAAGCATGCCTTATAGAGGCCTTGGTGTAA